Proteins co-encoded in one Triticum urartu cultivar G1812 unplaced genomic scaffold, Tu2.1 TuUngrouped_contig_259, whole genome shotgun sequence genomic window:
- the LOC125527020 gene encoding uncharacterized protein LOC125527020 isoform X2 has product MELEAPSPARYLLGAAIMMAGVVLPLAYMIFRSKRSSSAAAASVSSIASAAPSSSFSKQT; this is encoded by the coding sequence ATGGAGCTGGAGGCGCCGTCGCCGGCGAGGTACCTGCTGGGCGCGGCGATCATGATGGCCGGCGTCGTGCTCCCGCTCGCCTACATGATCTTCCGCAGCaagcgctcctcctccgccgccgccgcctccgtctcctccatcgcctccgccgccccctcctcctccttctccaagcAGACGTAG
- the LOC125527017 gene encoding formyltetrahydrofolate deformylase 2, mitochondrial-like isoform X2: protein MRFLQRHEIPYQYLPTTSANKREQEILEPIEGTDFVVLARYMQVMSDNFLQSYGKDIINIHICNRPSSHFVTPELDAGPIIEQMVERVSHRDTLHSFVVKSENLEKQCLAEAIKSYCELRVLPYEVMKTVLC from the exons ATGCGTTTTCTTCAGAGGCACGAAATACCCTATCAGTACTTACCAACGACTTCTGCGAATAAAAGAGAACAAGAGATATTAGAACCGATTGAAGGTACAGATTTCGTTGTGCTGGCGAGATATATGCAG GTAATGTCTGACAACTTTCTTCAATCATACGGGAAAGATATTATTAATATTCACATTTGTAACAG GCCTTCTAGCCATTTTGTTACTCCAGAACTTGATGCTGGGCCAATCATTGAGCAAATG GTTGAACGAGTTTCTCACAGGGACACGTTACATAGCTTTGTTGTGAAGTCTGAGAACCTTGAGAAGCAATGCCTAGCAGAAGCTATCAAGTCATACTGCGAGCTCCGTGTGCTACCATATGAAGTGATGAAGACCGTTTTGTGTTGA
- the LOC125527016 gene encoding formyltetrahydrofolate deformylase 1, mitochondrial-like isoform X2 → MLSLARRPLSAAVPAGNLLGIHLFQCPDAVGIVAKLSECIASRGGNIHSVDVFVPDDAPVFYARSEFTYNPRLWPRDVLRTDFLRLSDCFGAQKSTVRVPDIDPKYKIAVLASKQDHCLFDLLHRWQEGRLPVDIHCVISNHDRPVDNHVMRFLQRHEIPYHYLPTTSGNKREQEILELIEGTDFVVLARYMQVMSEGFLKAYGKDIINIHHGLLPSFKGGSPSRQAFNAGVKLIGATSHFVTPELDAGPIIEQMVERVSHRDTLHSFVVKSENLEKQCLAEAIKSYCELRVLPYEVMKTVVF, encoded by the exons ATGCTCTCCCTCGCCCGCCGCCCGCTCTCCGCCGCCGTCCCCGCCGGCAACCTCCTCGGCATCCACCTCTTCCAGTGCCCC GACGCGGTGGGCATCGTGGCCAAGCTGTCCGAGTGCATCGCCTCCCGCGGCGGCAACATCCACAGCGTCGACGTCTTCGTCCCCGACGACGCCCCCGTCTTCTACGCCCGCAG TGAGTTCACCTACAACCCGAGGCTCTGGCCGCGCGACGTGCTTCGCACCGACTTCCTCCGTCTGTCAGACTGCTTCGGTGCACAAAAGTCTACTGTGCGAGTACCTGACATTGACCCCAAGTACAAGATTGCAGTCCTCGCGTCCAAGCAG GACCATTGTTTGTTTGACTTGCTGCATAGATGGCAAGAAGGCAGACTCCCAGTTGACATTCATTGTGTGATAAG CAACCATGATCGACCTGTAGATAATCATGTGATGCGTTTTCTTCAGAGGCACGAAATCCCCTATCATTACTTACCTACGACTTCTGGGAATAAAAGGGAACAGGAGATACTAGAATTGATTGAAGGTACAGATTTTGTTGTGCTGGCAAGATATATGCAG GTAATGTCTGAAGGCTTTCTTAAAGCATATGGGAAAGATATTATTAATATTCACCATGGCCTCCTTCCCTCGTTCAAAGGAGGAAGTCCTTCTAGACAG GCCTTCAATGCTGGGGTGAAGTTGATTGGTGCAACTAGCCATTTTGTTACTCCAGAACTTGATGCTGGGCCAATTATTGAGCAGATG GTTGAACGGGTTTCTCACAGAGACACGTTACATAGCTTTGTTGTGAAGTCTGAGAACCTTGAGAAGCAGTGCCTGGCAGAAGCTATCAAGTCATACTGCGAGCTCCGTGTGCTACCATATGAAGTGATGAAGACTGTTGTGTTTTGA
- the LOC125527020 gene encoding uncharacterized protein LOC125527020 isoform X1, translating into MELEAPSPARYLLGAAIMMAGVVLPLAYMIFRSKRSSSAAAASVSSIASAAPSSSFSKQTSKGLF; encoded by the exons ATGGAGCTGGAGGCGCCGTCGCCGGCGAGGTACCTGCTGGGCGCGGCGATCATGATGGCCGGCGTCGTGCTCCCGCTCGCCTACATGATCTTCCGCAGCaagcgctcctcctccgccgccgccgcctccgtctcctccatcgcctccgccgccccctcctcctccttctccaagcAGAC GAGCAAGGGGCTCTTCTGA
- the LOC125527019 gene encoding coatomer subunit alpha-3-like, with product MLTKFETKSNRVKGLAFHPRRPWILASLHSGVVQMWDYRMGTLLDRFDEHDGPVRGVHFHKTQPLFVSGGDDYKIKVWNYKTHRCLFTLHGHLDYIRTVQFHDEHPWIVSASDDQTIRVWNWQSRTCVAVLTGHNHYVMCASFHPKEDLVVSASLDQTVRVWDIGALRKKSSSPADDIMRLTQMNTDLFGGIDAVVKYVLEGHDRGVNWASFHPTLPLIVSGADDRQVKLWRMNDTKAWEVDTLRGHMNNVSCVLFHAKQDIIVSNSEDKSIRVWDATKRTGIQTFRREHDRFWVLAAHPEMNLLAAGHDSGMIVFKLERERPAFAVSGDTVFYVKDRFLRFYEYSTQKEVQVAPIRRPGSVSLNQLPRTLSYSPTENAVLICSDVDGGSYELFIVPKDSAGRADYLQDAKKGSGGSAVFIARNRFAVLEKSSNQVLVKSLKNEIVKKSPLPIGTDVIYYAGTGNVLCRAEDRVAIFDLQQRLVLGELQASAVKYVIWSNDMESVALLSKHAVVIANKKLVHRCTLHETIRVKSGAWDENGVFIYSTLNHIKYCLPNGDSGIIKTLDVPIYITKVAGNTIAFLDRDGKNKIITVDASEYIFKLALLRKRYDHVMSMIKNSQLCGQAVISYLQQKGFPEVALHFVKDEKTRFNLALESGNIQIAVASAKELDDKDHWYRLGIEALRQGNVGIVEYAYQRTKNFDRLAFLYLLTGYLDKVGFMSKIAGQNNNLMGQFHNALYLGDAKKRVEILENAGQLPLAYVTAATHGLTEIADRLAGELGEDVPSLPEGKTRSLLIPPAPLTACGDWPLLRVMRGIFEGGLDATGRAEQEEDYDDAGGDWGDEDLEIVDASHVIENGDAGHADESETNEEDGDEEGGWDLEDLELPPEADTPKARGPERSALFVAPTPGMPVSQIWTQKSSLAGEHAAAGNFDTAMRLLSRQLGIKNFAPLKALFLDAHMGSHTFLRAFASAPVIPIAVEKGWSESASPNVRGPPALVFSFAQMDDKLKAAYKATTEGKFPEALRQFLNILYTIPLLVVDSRREVDEVKELIEIVREYVLGLRMEVKRKELKNDATRQQELAAYFTNCKLQKVHMRLVLTSAMGLCFKGGNYATAANFARMLLDNGPNEAQAKKARQVLQACGDRKDAHQLNYDFRNPFVVCGATFVPIYRGQKDVSCPYCASRFVPSVEGQLCSICELSVVGAAASGLLCSPTQSR from the exons atgctGACCAAGTTCGAGACCAAGAGCAACCGCGTCAAGGGGCTCGCCTTCCACCCGCGCCGCCCATGGATCCTCGCCAGCCTCCACAGCGGGGTCGTCCAGATGTGGGACTACCGCATGGGCACCCTCCTCGACCGCTTCGACGAGCACGACGGCCCCGTCCGCGGCGTCCACTTCCACAAGACCCAGCCGCTCTTCGTATCCGGAG GTGACGATTACAAGATCAAGGTGTGGAACTACAAAACGCACCGCTGCCTCTTCACGCTCCATGGCCACCTTGACTACATCCGCACGGTCCAGTTCCACGACGAGCACCCGTGGATCGTCAGTGCCAGTGATGACCAGACAATCCGTGTCTGGAACTGGCAGTCACGCACCTGCGTGGCCGTGCTGACGGGGCATAATCACTATGTCATGTGTGCTTCCTTCCATCCCAAGGAGGACCTGGTCGTGTCAGCGTCTCTGGATCAGACCGTCCGGGTGTGGGATATTGGCGCGCTCAGGAAGAAGTCGTCGTCCCCAGCCGACGACATCATGCGTCTCACTCAGATGAACACTGATCTGTTTGGAGGCATTGATGCTGTGGTCAAGTATGTCTTGGAGGGTCACGACCGTGGGGTCAACTGGGCATCGTTTCATCCCACCCTGCCACTTATTGTTTCTGGGGCAGATGACCGGCAAGTGAAACTCTGGAGGATGAATG ATACAAAGGCATGGGAGGTTGATACTCTTAGAGGTCACATGAACAATGTCTCTTGTGTATTGTTCCACGCGAAGCAGGACATCATTGTATCCAACTCAGAAGACAAGAGCATCCGTGTTTGGGATGCCACAAAGAGAACTGGTATCCAGACATTCAGGCGGGAGCATGACCGCTTCTGGGTCCTTGCTGCTCACCCTGAAATGAATCTTCTTGCAGCTGGTCATGATAGTGGTATGATTGTGTTTAAGTTGGAGAGAGAGCGCCCAGCTTTCGCTGTTAGTGGTGATACAGTGTTCTATGTGAAGGACCGCTTCCTCCGTTTCTATGAGTACTCAACACAGAAGGAGGTCCAGGTGGCTCCGATAAGAAGGCCTGGGTCGGTCAGCTTGAATCAGTTACCAAGGACATTATCATATAGCCCGACTGAGAATGCTGTCTTGATCTGCTCTGATGTGGATGGGGGCTCATATGAGCTTTTCATTGTTCCTAAAGATTCTGCTGGCAGGGCTGATTATTTGCAGGATGCAAAGAAGGGATCTGGTGGTTCTGCAGTTTTCATAGCCCGGAACAGGTTTGCAGTCCTGGAGAAGAGCAGCAACCAGGTTTTGGTGAAGAGTCTTAAGAATGAGATTGTGAAGAAAAGTCCTCTTCCTATTGGAACTGATGTTATTTACTATGCTGGAACTGGTAATGTATTGTGCCGAGCTGAAGACAGGGTGGCCATCTTTGATCTGCAGCAGCGGCTTGTTCTTGGTGAACTCCAGGCATCTGCTGTTAAGTATGTGATCTGGTCGAATGATATGGAGTCTGTTGCACTACTCAGCAAACATGCTGTAGTCATTGCAAACAAGAAGCTTGTCCATCGCTGCACACTTCACGAAACCATACGTGTAAAGAGTGGTGCCTGGGATGAAAATGGTGTGTTCATATATTCCACTCTGAACCATATCAAGTACTGCCTTCCTAATGGGGACAGTGGCATTATCAAGACACTTGATGTTCCTATTTACATAACCAAGGTTGCGGGGAACACCATTGCCTTTCTGGACCGTGATGGAAAGAACAAGATTATTACAGTTGATGCTTCTGAATACATTTTCAAGCTGGCCCTTCTACGGAAGCGCTATGATCATGTTATGAGTATGATTAAGAACTCACAGCTGTGTGGGCAGGCAGTCATTTCTTATTTGCAACAGAAAGGATTTCCAGAAGTTGCTCTCCACTTTGTGAAAGATGAAAAGACCAGATTTAACCTGGCTCTTGAAAGCGGGAACATCCAAATTGCCGTTGCTTCCGCAAAGGAGCTCGATGACAAGGATCACTGGTACAGGTTGGGAATTGAGGCTCTGAGGCAGGGAAATGTTGGTATTGTTGAATATGCATACCAGCGGACAAAGAATTTTGACAGGCTTGCTTTTCTTTATCTGCTAACTGGTTACTTGGACAAGGTGGGCTTCATGTCTAAGATAGCTGGGCAGAATAACAATTTGATGGGCCAGTTCCACAATGCATTGTATCTGGGAGATGCTAAGAAAAGAGTTGAGATCTTGGAGAATGCAGGACAGCTACCTCTAGCATATGTGACTGCTGCCACTCATGGGCTCACTGAAATTGCCGATAGGCTTGCTGGTGAGTTAGGAGAAGATGTACCTTCTCTACCGGAAGGGAAAACAAGATCACTTTTAATCCCTCCAGCACCTCTCACAGCTTGTGGTGATTGGCCATTGTTGAGGGTGATGCGTGGTATTTTTGAGGGTGGACTAGATGCTACTGGGAGGGCAGAGCAGGAGGAAGATTATGATGATGCTGGTGGTGATTGGGGTGATGAAGACCTGGAAATTGTTGATGCAAGTCATGTGATAGAAAATGGAGATGCTGGCCATGCTGATGAAAGTGAAACAAATGAAGAGGATGGGGACGAGGAAGGTGGCTGGGACCTCGAAGATCTGGAATTGCCGCCGGAGGCAGATACACCGAAAGCTAGAGGTCCGGAACGCTCTGCTTTGTTCGTGGCTCCCACACCAGGCATGCCTGTCAGTCAAATTTGGACTCAGAAGTCATCTCTTGCTGGGGAGCATGCTGCAGCTGGGAACTTTGACACAGCAATGCGTCTGCTTAGCCGCCAGTTGGGCATCAAGAACTTTGCTCCTTTGAAGGCCTTGTTTCTTGATGCACATATGGGCAGTCATACCTTTCTGCGTGCATTTGCAAGTGCTCCAGTGATCCCTATTGCTGTTGAGAAAGGCTGGAGTGAATCTGCCAGTCCCAATGTGAGGGGCCCACCTGCACTTGTGTTTAGCTTTGCGCAAATGGACGACAAGCTGAAGGCTGCATACAAAGCCACAACCGAGGGCAAGTTCCCAGAGGCACTGAGGCAGTTCCTCAACATCCTATACACCATCCCACTCCTCGTCGTGGACTCACGGAGAGAGGTTGATGAAGTGAAGGAGCTTATCGAGATAGTGAGGGAGTACGTCCTTGGTCTCAGGATGGAAGTCAAGAGGAAGGAGCTGAAAAATGACGCCACCCGGCAGCAGGAGCTGGCGGCATACTTCACCAACTGCAAGCTGCAGAAGGTCCACATGCGCCTTGTCCTCACCAGTGCCATGGGCCTCTGCTTCAAGGGCGGGAACTACGCCACCGCGGCAAACTTTGCCCGCATGCTCCTGGACAACGGCCCGAACGAGGCCCAGGCGAAGAAGGCCCGGCAGGTCCTGCAGGCCTGCGGCGACAGGAAGGACGCCCACCAGCTGAACTACGACTTCAGAAACCCGTTCGTCGTCTGCGGGGCCACCTTTGTCCCAATCTACCGCGGGCAGAAGGACGTCTCCTGCCCCTACTGCGCGTCCCGGTTCGTGCCCTCCGTCGAGGGTCAGCTGTGCAGCATATGCGAGCTCTCGGTGGTCGGGGCGGCCGCCTCGGGCCTCCTCTGCTCCCCTACACAATCGAGATAA
- the LOC125527016 gene encoding formyltetrahydrofolate deformylase 1, mitochondrial-like isoform X1 encodes MLSLARRPLSAAVPAGNLLGIHLFQCPVRPSPIYSPHLIFPLSSSSRSRCEEFPAGGQDAVGIVAKLSECIASRGGNIHSVDVFVPDDAPVFYARSEFTYNPRLWPRDVLRTDFLRLSDCFGAQKSTVRVPDIDPKYKIAVLASKQDHCLFDLLHRWQEGRLPVDIHCVISNHDRPVDNHVMRFLQRHEIPYHYLPTTSGNKREQEILELIEGTDFVVLARYMQVMSEGFLKAYGKDIINIHHGLLPSFKGGSPSRQAFNAGVKLIGATSHFVTPELDAGPIIEQMVERVSHRDTLHSFVVKSENLEKQCLAEAIKSYCELRVLPYEVMKTVVF; translated from the exons ATGCTCTCCCTCGCCCGCCGCCCGCTCTCCGCCGCCGTCCCCGCCGGCAACCTCCTCGGCATCCACCTCTTCCAGTGCCCCGTACGCCCCTCTCCTATCTATTCCCCCCATCTCATTTTCcccctctcttcttcctctcggAGCCGATGTGAAGAGTTTCCTGCTGGTGGCCAGGACGCGGTGGGCATCGTGGCCAAGCTGTCCGAGTGCATCGCCTCCCGCGGCGGCAACATCCACAGCGTCGACGTCTTCGTCCCCGACGACGCCCCCGTCTTCTACGCCCGCAG TGAGTTCACCTACAACCCGAGGCTCTGGCCGCGCGACGTGCTTCGCACCGACTTCCTCCGTCTGTCAGACTGCTTCGGTGCACAAAAGTCTACTGTGCGAGTACCTGACATTGACCCCAAGTACAAGATTGCAGTCCTCGCGTCCAAGCAG GACCATTGTTTGTTTGACTTGCTGCATAGATGGCAAGAAGGCAGACTCCCAGTTGACATTCATTGTGTGATAAG CAACCATGATCGACCTGTAGATAATCATGTGATGCGTTTTCTTCAGAGGCACGAAATCCCCTATCATTACTTACCTACGACTTCTGGGAATAAAAGGGAACAGGAGATACTAGAATTGATTGAAGGTACAGATTTTGTTGTGCTGGCAAGATATATGCAG GTAATGTCTGAAGGCTTTCTTAAAGCATATGGGAAAGATATTATTAATATTCACCATGGCCTCCTTCCCTCGTTCAAAGGAGGAAGTCCTTCTAGACAG GCCTTCAATGCTGGGGTGAAGTTGATTGGTGCAACTAGCCATTTTGTTACTCCAGAACTTGATGCTGGGCCAATTATTGAGCAGATG GTTGAACGGGTTTCTCACAGAGACACGTTACATAGCTTTGTTGTGAAGTCTGAGAACCTTGAGAAGCAGTGCCTGGCAGAAGCTATCAAGTCATACTGCGAGCTCCGTGTGCTACCATATGAAGTGATGAAGACTGTTGTGTTTTGA
- the LOC125527017 gene encoding formyltetrahydrofolate deformylase 2, mitochondrial-like isoform X1 — MEGRQLSLPLGVIRKFPQRKWGEGLYLLMVRLGSSSAHVSSNHDRPTDNHVMRFLQRHEIPYQYLPTTSANKREQEILEPIEGTDFVVLARYMQVMSDNFLQSYGKDIINIHICNRPSSHFVTPELDAGPIIEQMVERVSHRDTLHSFVVKSENLEKQCLAEAIKSYCELRVLPYEVMKTVLC, encoded by the exons ATGGAAGGGCGGCAACTCTCCCTGCCCCTGGGGGTCATAAGAAAGTTTCCCCAGAGAAAATGGGGGGAAGGACTCTACCTACTAATGGTGAGACTAGGCTCCTCCTCAGCTCATGTATCAAG CAACCACGATCGACCTACAGATAATCATGTCATGCGTTTTCTTCAGAGGCACGAAATACCCTATCAGTACTTACCAACGACTTCTGCGAATAAAAGAGAACAAGAGATATTAGAACCGATTGAAGGTACAGATTTCGTTGTGCTGGCGAGATATATGCAG GTAATGTCTGACAACTTTCTTCAATCATACGGGAAAGATATTATTAATATTCACATTTGTAACAG GCCTTCTAGCCATTTTGTTACTCCAGAACTTGATGCTGGGCCAATCATTGAGCAAATG GTTGAACGAGTTTCTCACAGGGACACGTTACATAGCTTTGTTGTGAAGTCTGAGAACCTTGAGAAGCAATGCCTAGCAGAAGCTATCAAGTCATACTGCGAGCTCCGTGTGCTACCATATGAAGTGATGAAGACCGTTTTGTGTTGA